From Synoicihabitans lomoniglobus, the proteins below share one genomic window:
- a CDS encoding prolyl oligopeptidase family serine peptidase encodes MNLNAAPAESDADPYLWLEEVESERSLAWARERNAVSLGELQAREGYAEVEARLLSIYDSKDRIPGISKIGDAYYNFWRDAAHPRGIWRRTSMEQYRQVDPAWEVVLDLDALGAAEGESWVWKGATVLRPDEDRCMISLSRGGADATEKREFDLTTKTFVADGFVLPEARNSVSWIDRDTMYVGTDFGPGSMSESGYPRMTKRWRRGTPLSEAELIRETPAKDLGVWGYHTVDHGRHHDFLRRVMTFFTNQLFMLVDGEWVMIDKPDDVVVGVFDDWFTFQLREPWTVGDQTFAAGSLLAAKMSDFLAGDRDMTVVFAPTERTSLDSVDSTKNYLLITVLDNVSSRAYAMQWTDGAWRSRALPAPEFGKVELGAVDSENSDDYFMTSEDFVTPTSLFHGTVGSEDQTRLKSLPAYYDANGITVEQHEATSADGTKVPYFQIGRAGLKLDGTNPTLLYGYGGFEVSMSPFYSGSVGAAWLERGGVYVLANIRGGGEFGPRWHRAALKENRQRAFDDFAAIAEHLIERGVTTREHLGIQGGSNGGLLMGVMLTQRPDLFGAVLCQVPLLDMQRYHLLLAGASWMGEYGDPDQPDEWAYIKAYSPYQNVNPDGDYPRTLFTTSTRDDRVHPGHARKMAALMREQGHDVLYYENIEGGHGGAANNEQRARMNALGFTFLWNELE; translated from the coding sequence CCGATGCCGACCCTTACCTCTGGCTGGAGGAGGTGGAGAGCGAGCGCTCGCTGGCATGGGCGCGGGAGCGCAACGCGGTGAGTTTGGGCGAGCTGCAGGCACGGGAGGGCTACGCGGAGGTGGAAGCGCGGTTGCTGTCGATTTATGATTCCAAGGATCGCATTCCCGGTATCTCCAAGATCGGCGACGCGTATTATAACTTTTGGCGGGATGCCGCGCACCCGCGCGGTATCTGGCGGCGCACGTCGATGGAACAATATCGCCAAGTCGATCCCGCGTGGGAAGTGGTGCTCGACCTCGATGCCTTGGGCGCAGCCGAAGGCGAGAGCTGGGTGTGGAAAGGTGCGACCGTGCTGCGCCCGGATGAAGACCGGTGCATGATCTCTCTTTCGCGGGGCGGCGCGGATGCGACCGAAAAGCGCGAGTTCGACCTGACCACCAAAACGTTTGTGGCGGACGGATTCGTTTTGCCGGAAGCGCGCAATTCGGTGTCGTGGATTGATCGCGACACGATGTATGTGGGCACGGATTTTGGTCCGGGCTCCATGAGCGAATCGGGTTATCCACGGATGACCAAGCGGTGGCGGCGGGGCACGCCATTGAGCGAAGCCGAATTGATCCGCGAGACTCCGGCGAAAGACCTTGGCGTATGGGGCTATCACACGGTGGATCACGGCCGACACCACGACTTTTTGCGCCGGGTGATGACCTTTTTCACCAACCAATTATTCATGCTGGTCGACGGCGAATGGGTGATGATCGACAAACCCGACGACGTGGTCGTCGGCGTGTTTGATGACTGGTTTACGTTTCAATTGCGCGAGCCGTGGACGGTGGGCGATCAGACCTTTGCGGCGGGTTCTTTGCTTGCGGCCAAGATGAGCGATTTTCTTGCTGGTGATCGCGATATGACGGTGGTGTTTGCGCCGACCGAGCGCACCTCGCTGGACTCGGTCGACTCGACGAAGAACTATCTGCTCATCACCGTGCTCGATAACGTGAGCAGCCGCGCTTACGCGATGCAGTGGACCGATGGGGCCTGGCGCAGCCGGGCGTTGCCGGCACCGGAGTTTGGCAAAGTAGAACTCGGAGCGGTCGACAGCGAAAACAGCGACGACTACTTCATGACGTCAGAGGACTTCGTGACGCCAACCAGCCTTTTTCACGGCACGGTCGGGTCGGAAGACCAGACGCGGCTTAAGTCCCTGCCCGCTTATTACGATGCTAACGGCATCACGGTCGAACAGCACGAAGCGACCTCGGCGGATGGCACCAAGGTGCCGTATTTTCAAATTGGCCGCGCCGGGCTGAAGCTCGACGGCACCAATCCGACGCTGCTCTACGGCTACGGTGGTTTTGAAGTGTCGATGTCGCCGTTTTACAGTGGTTCGGTGGGCGCGGCCTGGCTCGAGCGCGGGGGCGTTTATGTGTTGGCCAATATTCGCGGGGGCGGAGAGTTTGGTCCCCGCTGGCACCGGGCGGCATTGAAAGAAAATCGCCAACGCGCTTTTGATGATTTTGCCGCGATTGCCGAGCACCTGATCGAGCGCGGCGTGACCACGCGAGAGCACCTCGGCATTCAAGGAGGATCCAATGGCGGCCTCCTCATGGGCGTGATGCTCACGCAGCGGCCGGATCTGTTTGGGGCCGTGCTTTGCCAAGTGCCATTGCTCGACATGCAACGCTATCACCTGCTGCTCGCCGGAGCGTCATGGATGGGTGAATACGGTGATCCCGATCAACCAGACGAGTGGGCGTATATCAAAGCCTACTCGCCTTACCAGAATGTGAACCCGGACGGGGATTACCCGCGCACCCTTTTCACGACTTCGACGCGCGATGATCGGGTTCATCCCGGCCATGCCCGCAAGATGGCGGCGTTGATGCGCGAGCAAGGTCACGACGTGCTCTACTACGAAAACATCGAAGGCGGTCACGGAGGCGCGGCCAACAACGAGCAACGCGCCCGCATGAACGCGCTCGGGTTCACGTTTCTGTGGAATGAGCTGGAGTGA